The Streptomyces sp. 11x1 genomic sequence TTCAGGAACCCATTCGCTCGTGCACGGGCTCCCGTACGGCCTCGGACCGCGCGGTCACCCGGCTTCGGGCCGGGGCGGCGGCGGAGGCCCTGGAGCGTGCCGCGGGCCGGGCGGAGGCGCCTGGCGCGGACTTGGGCAGCGGCACCGTCAGCGCGACGAGCAGGCCCAGGGCCAGGGCGGACAGGGCGATCACCGCGATGCCCGCGCCGGAACTCGTCTGTGACAGCAGCAGCATGGCGAGGGTGGACAAGATCACGGTGCAGGAGCCGTAGGCGAGCTGTGCGGTCGTCGGACGAGGCATGGCAATCGTGTCCTCGGGTGGGAATCAAAGGTGAAGCAGTGCAGTCGGCTTGGCTTCTGCCGACCTCCGGCGTTCCGCCAATCGACTCTATTCGCCAGGGTGCCCGAGTGGAACGACGGGTAAGCGTGACCTGACACACGGTGCCGGGTGCACAGGGGGCGCACGGATTCATGGGGTCCGGCAAGTGGACGCATATGCGCGCCGGTTCGAGCGGCGGACGAGAGGGCGGGCGAGCGGTGGACGGCCGCACGCGTAACGACCGGATAACGAACAAGCGCTTCCCCTGGACGCCGATAATCCACTTGACCTGACCAAGTCAAGATCTGTTTTTTCAGTCGAAACTCCGGTCGAATGGCGCCACTTGACTACACGCGTATACCGCGCGCGGACTCCTCCACGATCGGGGCCATCCCCCTTCCGCGCGAACGGTACGCGGGGGAGGAACTCAAGTGACCAGTAGACCCTGGACGTACAGAGCGGCGGCGATCGGTGTCGCGGTCGCCACCGCGGCGGCGACCATGTCCGCGTTCACCGTGGCGCAGGCCTCGGACACCGCTCCGGCGGCGTCCGCCGACCGGCACGACCCGGCGGACCGCGAGCACGCCGACGACCACGACCTCGAAGGGCCCCTGAGCAAAACTCAGGAGGCCCAGCGCGAGGAGGCCCTGCAGCAGGTCATATCCGGCGACGCCACGGTCAAGGACCGCGACGGCTCGCAGGTCGTGCAGCTGAAGAGCAAGAAGGGCAAGAGCAAGTACGTCGAGCTCGGCCGCGAGAAGACCGACAAGATCTTCACGATCCTGGTCGAGTTCGGCGACGAGATCGACAGCCGCTACGGAGGCACCCCCGGCCCGCTGCACAACCAGATAGCCGAGCCGGACCGCACCCAGGACAACTCCACGGCCTGGCAGGCGGACTACGACCAGAAGCACTTCCAGGACCTGTACTTCGGCACCGGCAAGAAGACCGAGTCGATGAAGAAGTACTACGAGAAGCAGTCCTCGGGCCGCTACTCGATCGAGGGCGAGGTCTCGGACTGGGTCAAGGTCCCCTACAACGAGGCCCGCTACGGCAACAACGCCTGCGGCCAGAGCACCTGCTCCAGCGTGTGGAACGTGGTCAGCGACGGTCTCACCTCCTGGGTCGCCCAGCAGAAGGCAGCGGGGCGCACCGACGCGGAGATCAAGGCGGACGTCGCCGAGTTCGACCAGTGGGACCGTTACGACTTCGACGGCGACGGCGACTTCAACGAGTCCGACGGCTACATCGACCACTTCCAGATCGTGCACGCCGGTGAGGACGAGTCCGCGGGCGGCGGCGTGCAGGGCGAGGACGCCATCTGGGCGCACCGCTGGTACGCGTTCGGCTCGGACGCCGGCGCGACGGGCCCCGAGGGCAACAAGCTCGGCGGCGCCAAGATCGGTGACACCGGCATCTGGGTCGGCGACTACACCATCCAGCCGGAGAACGGCGGACTCGGTGTCTTCGCCCACGAGTACGGCCACGACCTCGGTCTGCCGGACCACTACGACACCCAGGGCGGCGACAACTCCACCGGCTTCTGGACCCTGATGTCCTCCGGTTCCTGGCTCGGCACCGGCAAGGAGGCCATCGGCGACCTCCCCGGCGACATGACCGCCTGGGACAAGCTCCAGCTCGGCTGGCTCAACTACGACACGGCCAAGGCCGCGACGAAGTCGAAGCACAAGCTGGGTGTGGCGGAGTACAACACCAAGGACAAGCAGGCCCTCGTGGTCGAGCTGCCGAAGAAGAAGGTCACCACCGAGATCGTCGAGCCCGCGCAGGGGTCGGCCCAGTGGTGGAGCGGCAGCGGTGACAACCTCGCCAACACGCTCACCCGTTCCGTGGACCTCACGGGCAAGTCCTCGGCCGCGCTGACCCTGGACGGCTGGTACGACATCGAGGCCGAGTACGACTACCTCTACACCGAGGTGTCGACCGACGGCGGCGCCAACTGGACCGCCGTCGACGGCACGGTGGACGGCACGGCGATCCCGCGCGACGCCAGCGGCAAGCCCGCGCTGACCGGCTCCTCCGCCGCGTACAAGAAGCTGTCGTACTCCCTGGACGCCTACGCGGGCCAGAAGTTCGACCTCCGCTTCCGCTACCAGACCGACGGCGGTGTGGCGCCGAAGGGCTTCGCGGCCGACTCGATCACGGTGACCGCCGACGGTTCCGCCGTCTTCTCGGACGACGCGGAGAGCGCGGACGCCGGCTGGACCGCCAAGGGCTTCTCCCGCATCGGCGCGTCGATCACGGACGACTACGCGCAGTACTACATCGCCGAGAACCGTCAGTACGTGTCGTACGACAAGACGCTGAAGGTCGGCCCGTACAACTTCGGCTTCTCGACCACGCGTCCGTCCTGGGTGGAGCACTTCCCGTACCAGAACGGTCTGTTGATCTGGAAGTGGGACACCTCGCAGGCGGACAACAACACCAGCGTGCACCCCGGTACGGGTCTGCTCCTGCCGGTCGACTCGCACCCGGCGGCGCTGAAGTGGGCCGACGGCACGGTGATGCGCAGCCGGATCCAGTCCTACGACTCGCCCTTCAGCCTCTACCGCACGGACGGTCTGAAGCTGCACAAGGCGGACGTGCTGACGAAGATCCCGTCGTCGAAGGGTGTGTCCACGTTCAACGACCGGACCAACACCTACTACGACGAGGCGACCCCGCTCGCCGGCGTCAAGATCACTGACACCAACACCAAGATCAAGATCGTCAAGGAGGCCAAGGACGGCTCCACGATCTCGGTCCAGGTGGGCCCCGCGGTGAAGTAAACAGCATTTTCGCAGGTCAGAGCATGTTCGGCCGTGACCCTCTTGGCGGGTCGCGGCCGGACGTGTTTAGGTGCGGGGTGTGGTCTTCTTATTGACACCGACATCGACTCTGACGCTCACGGGGGTGTGACCTGCATGGCCGCAGGAGGTTTCTGCAAACTGCCGGACGGCAATGTCGTCGTCGCCCTGAACCTGCCGGGGGCGCAGGCGCCGGGCACGCCGGGCACCAGCTGGGCCCCGGTGGACGACGGCTCCGTACGGGTCCTGGTCCTCGCCGCGAACCGGGCCCGGGCCCTGACCCGGCTCCGCAATCTGGGCATGCGAGCGGTCTACCTCCGCGGCAACGCGGCGCCTCCGACCCCGGACGAGATCACGGCCGTCCTGCACCACCCGGACGGCCTCATATGGCGCACGTCCCCGGTGTGCCCGGCCTCCACGACCCCGGAGCTGTGGCACCCGATCAGAGCGCTTCTGAGGAGGCCGACGGTACGGGTGTGACCGCCGCCGCCGCCGCCGACCGCAGCGCGGCCGGCGGCATCTCACGGCCACGCTCCGCCGACGGGGCACCGCGGCCACGGTCGTCCCGTGGGGTTCCTCGGCCACTCCTGTCCGCCGCAGCGGCGATCAGCCATGACGGTGGATCTCGGCGGTGCCGGGCCGGCCGGTGGCCGCGGAGTCACCGGCGGCCGGGGCGCGGCTCGGCCGGTGGCTCGCTCACCGGCGCTTGCCGGGGCAGGGGCGCGAACCGGCCGCTACACCACCGACCGCTACACCACCGGCTTGCCCGACAGTTCCACGCCCGCCTCGCGGAGTTCCTCCAGGGCGCGCTCGGTCGTCTCCTCGGCCACTCCGGCCGTCAGGTCCAGGAGGACCTGGGTGCGGAAGCCCTCGCGGGCGGCGTCCAGGGCGGTGGCGCGCACGCAGTGGTCCGTGGCGATGCCGACGACGTCGACCTCGGTGATGTCACGGGCCCGGAGCCAGTCGGCGAGGGACGCGCCGTTCTCGTCGGCGCCCTCGAAACCGCTGTACGCCGCCGCGTACGCCCCCTTGTCGAACACGGCGTCCACCGCGCCGGAGGCGACCGCCGGGGCGAAGTTCGGGTGGAAGCCCACCCCCTCCGTACCGGCGACACAGTGCGCCGGCCAGGAGTGCGCGTAGTCGGGGTTGTCGGAGAAGTGGCCACCGGGGGCGATGTGGTGGTCACGGGTGGCCACCACATGCTGGTAGCCGGGGCCGGCCGCCTGGCCGATCAGCTCGGTGATGGCGGCGGCCACATCGGCACCGCCGGCCACGGCGAGGCTGCCCCCCTCGCAGAAGTCGTTCTGCACGTCGACGACGATCAAGGCGCGGCGCATGGTGTCGGTGTCCTTACGACTCTTCGGTTCTCGGGTGTGGGGTGAGTGCGGGTCACGGGTGCGATGGGAAACTGCGAACTTCCGAGCCTAGAGACTTCGAGAGCTGTTCGGGAGGGGGCATCCGGCGCTCGCCCGATGCGCGGGCCGGAGCACGGGCCCACCACGCGGGCGCCAGGGGGCTCGCAAAGAGAGCGCACCGGACACATTCACTCCGGCCCACCCCCAGCGTGCGCCCGCCCGCCGCCCGCCGCCCCTCACGTACCCGAGCGGCTCAGACGTACTCCGTCGGAATGACCGCCTCGCCGCGCGACAGCTGCGTCGCCGACAGCGGCAGACCGGCCCGCGCGGTCGTGTGCCGTTCGCGGACGACGTCCAGGGGCTCCCGGGAGAGCACCCGCCCGTCCTTGACCAGCGGGACCAGCAGCTGACGGTCCCGGAGGTCGTCCGGCACCGGCCCGGTGCCGATCACCTCGGCCTCCGCCACCCCGTGCTCGTCCAGCCGCCGGGCCGCCCACTTGCGGCCCCCGGCGGACGTCTTCCCGCCGCTGGACTTCTTCGCCACCGGCACCAGCGGGTCCGTGGGGTCCGCCGACTCCGCCCGGGCGACGAGCTTGTAGACCATCGAACAGGTGGGGTGCCCCGACCCGGTCACCAACTGCGTCCCGACGCCGTACGCGTCCACGGGCGCCGCCGCCAGCGAGGCGATGGCGTACTCGTCGAGGTCCGAGGTCACGATGATCCGGGTGTCCGTCGCGCCCAGCTCGTCCAGCTGCTGCCGCACCCGGTGGGCGACGAGGAGCAGGTCGCCGGAGTCGATGCGCACGGCGCCGAGCTCGGGCCCGGCGATCTCCACGGCGGTCCGTACGGCCTCGGTGACGTCGTAGGTGTCGACGAGCAGCGTGGTGTCGCGGCCCAGCGAGTCCACCTGGGCCTGGAAGGCGTCCCGCTCGCGGTCGTGCAGCAGGGTGAAGGCGTGGGCGCTGGTGCCCACCGTCGGGATGCCGTAGCGGAAGCCGGCGGCCAGGTCCGAGGTGGAGGTGAAGCCGCCGACGTACGCGGCGCGCGAGGCGGCCACGGCGGCCAGCTCGTGCGTGCGCCGGGCGCCCATCTCGATCAGCGGGCGCCCCCCGGCGGCGCTGGACATCCGGGAGGCGGCGGCCGCGATCGCCGAGTCGTGGTTGAGGATCGACAGGATCACGGTCTCCAGGAGCACGCACTCCGCGAAGGTGCCCTCGACCCGCATGATCGGCGAGCCCGGGAAGTACACCTCGCCCTCCTGGTAGCCCCACACGTCCCCGCCGAAGCGGTAGCCGGCGAGCCAGTCGAGGGTCTCGGCGTTGACGATGGAACGCTCGCGCAGGAAGCCTAGGACGCCCGGGTCGAAACGGAAGTTCTCCACGGCGTCCAGCACCCGTCCGGTGCCGGCGACCACGCCGTACCGGCGTCCCTCCGGAAGCCGCCTGGTGAAGACCTCGAACACCGATCGCCGCTCGGCCGTGCCCGCCTTCAAGGCGGCCTGCAGCATCGTGAGTTCGTAGTGGTCCGTGAAGAGCGCGGTCGAGGGAACGTCGACCGGCAAACCAAGGTCCGCTGTGTTCATGGCAAGGGATCGTACTCCCATTTCGTCAGTCTGACGATTTCAGGTCGGTCTCCGGTCGGCCTCCGGTCGATCGCTGGCCGATCCGCGCCGGACCGTTTCTCGTAGCCCCAGGTCGGAGGCCCGCATTTGTGCGGGCACCCCCCTGTGGTGGCAGCATGGGCGGTGTGACGGCAGCCGTACCCATGGAGATCGAGAAGACCGAGTCGGCGGAGGAGGTCTTCGCCGTACCCGAACCCGACGTGCCGTGGGTGACGATCGTCCACAACGACCCGGTGAACCTCATGAGCTACGTGACGTATGTCTTCCAGACGTACTTCGGGTACCCGAAGGACAAGGCCACCAAGCTCATGCTCGACGTCCACCACAAGGGCCGCGCGGTCGTCTCCAGCGGAACACGCGAGGAGATGGAACGCGACGTGCAGGCCATGCACGGCTACGGTCTGTGGGCCACCCTCCAGCAGGACCGGAAGTAGCGACGCACCTGATGCCAGGACAATTCGAATCGCTCCCCGGCGGCGGCGCGGCCGTCGCGCTCGACGAGGTCGAGATCTCCATCATCCGCTCGCTGGCGGTGCAGCTCCTGGAGCTGATCGGGCCGGGGCCCGCCGAGGACGCCCCCGACGACCCGCTCGCCGAACTCTTCGCCGACGGCCCGAGCGAACCGCCCAAGGACCCCGTCCTGCTCCGGCTGTTCCCGGACGCCTACAGCGACCCCGAGGGCACCCCGACCGCCCGGGAGGCCGAGGAGCAGCGGGCGTACTCCTCGGAGTTCCGCCGCTTCACCGAGAACGACCTGCGGGCCGGCAAGCGCGACAACGCCCTCGCGGTGATCCACTCCCTGGACGCGCTGGCCGCGACCGGTGAGGGCGGGGCCGTGCTCAAGCTGTCGACCCAGGAGTCCAGGCAGTGGCTCGGCTGCCTCAACGACCTGCGGCTGGCCATCGGCTCCCGCCTCGACGTCGTCGACGAGGAGGACACCGACCTCCTCTACCACCTGCCGGACGAGGACCCGCGCAAGCCGATGGTGATGGCGTACCTGTGGCTGGGCGGCCTCCAGGACTCGCTCGTCGAGACGTTGATGCCCTGAGACCCGGGAACGCGACCGGGACCCTTCGTCGCCGAGGTGGTGGTGAAGCGTTTCGACGTGGCCTTTTCATCTTTCTGTCTCTCCGGATTCGTTGCTCGTTCGCTCAGAGAACACTCAAATCCGGATAACGATCCCGTCACCGGTCCTGGGCTTCTGTGCCCAGGACCGGATCTGTGTGAGGCAGGTCACTCAAGCGGCAGTAAAGCGTGTGGTAGGACTTCCCAAATCCATTTGCGGCGCCTCCCCTCGCCGTGAGAAAGAAGGCCGGCAATCGTCGGCGTGCAAGACCGAAAGTGAACCGGGCGGGGCCGCAGGCCGCCACCGCCCGGTCGCCGACCGGACAACGGCGTTCGCGCCACGATCACAGCCCGCACCGCTGCTGCACCCCGCCAGCAACGTCCCCGCGCCACCGAGGTAACTCGATGTCACTCGAATCCATCACCAACTCCATCGACGACGCCGTCAGCGGGTTCTTCGAACCCGTGGCCGAAAGCGTTGGTGAGGTCGTCTTCTACACCGTAGGTGTCGGCGACACCGAGCTCCCGCTCATCGTCGCCTGGCTCGTCATCGCCGGCCTGGTCTTCACCAGCTGGTTCGGGCTCATCCAGGTACGCAAGTTCAAGCTCGCCCTGGAAGTCGTACGCGGCAAGTACGACGAGGACGACTCGCCCGGTGAGGTCAACCACTTCCAGGCCCTGACCGCCGCGGTCTCCGGCACCGTCGGCCTCGGCAACATCGCCGGTGTCGCCATCGCCGTCTCCATCGGTGGGGCCGGCGCCACCTTCTGGATGATCCTGTGCGGTCTGCTCGGCATGGCGACCAAGTTCGTCGAGGTCACCCTCGGTGTGAAGTACCGTGAGCAGCACGCGGACGGCACCGTCTCCGGCGGTCCCATGCACTACCTGCCCAAGGGCCTCGCCGAGCGCTTCGGCAGCCGTGGCGCGAAGTTCGGCAAGGTGCTCGCCGTCCCCGCCGCCGTCATGATCCTCTTCTTCGGCCTCTTCGGCGGCAACCTCTTCCAGACCAACCAGAGCTACGCCCAGGTCGCCTCGACCTTCGGCGGCGAGGACGGATTCCTGGCCTCGTCCGCCGGTGCCGTCCTCTTCGGTCTGGTCGTCGCGGCGCTGGTCGGCCTGGTGCTGCTCGGCGGCATCCGCTCCATCGCCTCGGTCACCAGCAAGCTGGTCCCGGCGATGGCCGGCATGTACATCGTGGCCTGCCTGGTCGTCATCATCGGCAACGTCACCGCGGTGCCGGGCGCCTTCCAAGAGATCATCCAGCGCGCGTTCGAACCCCAGGGCGTCATCGGTGGTGTGATCGGCGCCCTGATCGTCGGCTTCACGCGAGCCGCCTTCTCCAACGAGGCGGGCCTCGGCTCCGCCCCGATCGCCCACTCCGCGGTCAAGACCAAGCACCCCGCGAGCGAGGGCCTGGTCGCTCTGCTGGAGCCGTTCATCGACACCGTCGTCATCTGCACCATGACCGCGCTGACCATCATCATCGCCAAGCCGGACAGCTGGGCCGAGCGCGCCGCGGGCAACGGGGAAATCGGCGGTGTCACCATCACCTCCGACGCCTTCGCGACCGCGCTGCCCTGGTTCCCGCACCTGCTGACCGTCGCGGTGCTGCTGTTCGCCTTCTCCACGATCCTGACCTGGGGCTA encodes the following:
- a CDS encoding immune inhibitor A domain-containing protein, whose product is MTSRPWTYRAAAIGVAVATAAATMSAFTVAQASDTAPAASADRHDPADREHADDHDLEGPLSKTQEAQREEALQQVISGDATVKDRDGSQVVQLKSKKGKSKYVELGREKTDKIFTILVEFGDEIDSRYGGTPGPLHNQIAEPDRTQDNSTAWQADYDQKHFQDLYFGTGKKTESMKKYYEKQSSGRYSIEGEVSDWVKVPYNEARYGNNACGQSTCSSVWNVVSDGLTSWVAQQKAAGRTDAEIKADVAEFDQWDRYDFDGDGDFNESDGYIDHFQIVHAGEDESAGGGVQGEDAIWAHRWYAFGSDAGATGPEGNKLGGAKIGDTGIWVGDYTIQPENGGLGVFAHEYGHDLGLPDHYDTQGGDNSTGFWTLMSSGSWLGTGKEAIGDLPGDMTAWDKLQLGWLNYDTAKAATKSKHKLGVAEYNTKDKQALVVELPKKKVTTEIVEPAQGSAQWWSGSGDNLANTLTRSVDLTGKSSAALTLDGWYDIEAEYDYLYTEVSTDGGANWTAVDGTVDGTAIPRDASGKPALTGSSAAYKKLSYSLDAYAGQKFDLRFRYQTDGGVAPKGFAADSITVTADGSAVFSDDAESADAGWTAKGFSRIGASITDDYAQYYIAENRQYVSYDKTLKVGPYNFGFSTTRPSWVEHFPYQNGLLIWKWDTSQADNNTSVHPGTGLLLPVDSHPAALKWADGTVMRSRIQSYDSPFSLYRTDGLKLHKADVLTKIPSSKGVSTFNDRTNTYYDEATPLAGVKITDTNTKIKIVKEAKDGSTISVQVGPAVK
- a CDS encoding isochorismatase family protein → MRRALIVVDVQNDFCEGGSLAVAGGADVAAAITELIGQAAGPGYQHVVATRDHHIAPGGHFSDNPDYAHSWPAHCVAGTEGVGFHPNFAPAVASGAVDAVFDKGAYAAAYSGFEGADENGASLADWLRARDITEVDVVGIATDHCVRATALDAAREGFRTQVLLDLTAGVAEETTERALEELREAGVELSGKPVV
- a CDS encoding nicotinate phosphoribosyltransferase, giving the protein MNTADLGLPVDVPSTALFTDHYELTMLQAALKAGTAERRSVFEVFTRRLPEGRRYGVVAGTGRVLDAVENFRFDPGVLGFLRERSIVNAETLDWLAGYRFGGDVWGYQEGEVYFPGSPIMRVEGTFAECVLLETVILSILNHDSAIAAAASRMSSAAGGRPLIEMGARRTHELAAVAASRAAYVGGFTSTSDLAAGFRYGIPTVGTSAHAFTLLHDRERDAFQAQVDSLGRDTTLLVDTYDVTEAVRTAVEIAGPELGAVRIDSGDLLLVAHRVRQQLDELGATDTRIIVTSDLDEYAIASLAAAPVDAYGVGTQLVTGSGHPTCSMVYKLVARAESADPTDPLVPVAKKSSGGKTSAGGRKWAARRLDEHGVAEAEVIGTGPVPDDLRDRQLLVPLVKDGRVLSREPLDVVRERHTTARAGLPLSATQLSRGEAVIPTEYV
- the clpS gene encoding ATP-dependent Clp protease adapter ClpS; the protein is MGGVTAAVPMEIEKTESAEEVFAVPEPDVPWVTIVHNDPVNLMSYVTYVFQTYFGYPKDKATKLMLDVHHKGRAVVSSGTREEMERDVQAMHGYGLWATLQQDRK
- a CDS encoding DUF2017 domain-containing protein; protein product: MPGQFESLPGGGAAVALDEVEISIIRSLAVQLLELIGPGPAEDAPDDPLAELFADGPSEPPKDPVLLRLFPDAYSDPEGTPTAREAEEQRAYSSEFRRFTENDLRAGKRDNALAVIHSLDALAATGEGGAVLKLSTQESRQWLGCLNDLRLAIGSRLDVVDEEDTDLLYHLPDEDPRKPMVMAYLWLGGLQDSLVETLMP
- a CDS encoding alanine/glycine:cation symporter family protein, which produces MSLESITNSIDDAVSGFFEPVAESVGEVVFYTVGVGDTELPLIVAWLVIAGLVFTSWFGLIQVRKFKLALEVVRGKYDEDDSPGEVNHFQALTAAVSGTVGLGNIAGVAIAVSIGGAGATFWMILCGLLGMATKFVEVTLGVKYREQHADGTVSGGPMHYLPKGLAERFGSRGAKFGKVLAVPAAVMILFFGLFGGNLFQTNQSYAQVASTFGGEDGFLASSAGAVLFGLVVAALVGLVLLGGIRSIASVTSKLVPAMAGMYIVACLVVIIGNVTAVPGAFQEIIQRAFEPQGVIGGVIGALIVGFTRAAFSNEAGLGSAPIAHSAVKTKHPASEGLVALLEPFIDTVVICTMTALTIIIAKPDSWAERAAGNGEIGGVTITSDAFATALPWFPHLLTVAVLLFAFSTILTWGYYGLKAWSYLFGRSKASEVTFKALWSAFVVLGALMSLGSLISLADSALFLLSVFNIIGLYLLAPVVKRELNSFLEFVKRRKAGLPEADETQAAVKALD